The Methanosarcina acetivorans C2A genome includes the window CGAAACTTATTCTCCCGAAAGTCTGTTTGTCTTCCCGAGCCCCAAGCTTATGGAGAGGTAGAAGTTTAGGATTATTGGACAAGTTTTCCACTCCTTAACTATTATTGAAATTATGGCTTAGATTTAGGAATTGAAATGCACATTAGAGAATATATGCATCACGATATATATACTGGAGTAACTGTACACATAAATAATAGAGAGATAATAATAAAAATACAGACATATAATGAGTAATAAGAATCCATATAATTTGCGAAACAAGATTTAGGAAAAATGCTCCTTATGATTTACTCAAACTTCATATTCCAGCTAATGATAACAAAAAGGCTGGAAATATTCAGGTTGTAAAAAGAAAATGATAGAGAGATTCAGGATTTATAGAGCTAGAACACAAAGACAAACAGGTACAATAATACAAACAGGTGAAACACAAATGCATTATTTTTGACGCGATTTTCAGGATATTATATATTCTAAAAACTCGTTAACCTTCTCCAGATTACACATTTCTATCAAAAAATCATAAAGGAACCGTCTTCATATGTCAGAAAATTACGGAAAAGTTTACCTTGTGGGTTCGGGTCCCGGAGACCCCGAACTTCTCACTCTGAAAGCCCGCCGGCTCATAGACAATGCAGAAGTAATCGTCTACGACCAGCTTCCGGGAAAATCTATCCTGGGCTCCATGCCGAAAAGTGCGGAAAAAATCGATGTTGGGAAATACGCCGGAAACCACACGATGACCCAGTCCGAAATCAATGAAGTGCTTGTCTGGAAAGCAAAGGAAGGAAAGATGGTGGTCCGGCTGAAAGGAGGGGACCCCTACGTATTCGGGAGGGGAGGAGAAGAAGCCGAGGTGCTTGTAGCAGAAGGCATCGAATTTGAAATCGTGCCCGGGATCACCTCCGCAATCGCAGTACCTGCTTATGCAGGAATTCCTGTAACCCACAGGGAAAGCACATCGATGGTCACCTTTATAACAGGGCACGAGGACCCCACAAAAGAAGAAAGCGGCCTGGACTGGGAGACCCTGGCTAAGTTCGACGGGACCATTGTAATCTTTATGGGCGTAAAGATGCTCAGGCGGAATACCGAAGAGCTTATGAAGTATGGCAAGGACCCGAAAACCCCTGTTGCAGTCATAGAGAGAGGTACCCGGCCTGACCAGCGAGTAACCGTGGGCTCCCTAGAAAACATCGCTGACCTGGCAGAAGAAAGAAAAGTAAAGGCTCCTGCCATCACGGTTATAGGCGACGTTGTCAACCTCCACGCTATTCTTGGCGAGCAGATAGCAGGAAAGGATTTCTGAGGGTTCAAAGAGGTGAAGGTATGACGAATAAGGGCATGACAGAAGAATTAACCGCAGAAAAAATTCCCTTGCTTGCAATCATGAGGCCTGAAAGCTACAGGGAAAAGTCCGAGGCAATTGCCAGGGACTACGGCTTTGAGCCCGTCTATGTCCCCATGATCCAGCTTGAAGGCTTAAAAGATGAAGTATTCGAGCCTTTCGTGCAGAGAGTCGTAAAAGGGACTTCGGATTATGTTGTATTTACAAGCGCAAACGGGATAACTTTCACACTGGACAAGCTCACGAAACCTGAAAAGGAAAAATTCATCGCAGCCCTGAAAAAAACCAGGGTAATAGCAATCGGCCCGAACACGGAAAAAGAGCTTGTGAAGATCGGAATTGAAAAGCCTTTCCTGCCCGGGGATTATAGTTCCGAAGGAATTGTAGAAGCTCTCTGCCCGGAGGTAAAAGGAAAAACAATAGATCTTGCGAGGAGCGCTTTTGGGGCCAAGGTTTTAATAGAAGGCCTTGAACAGTGCGGAGCAACCGTCTATGAGACCCATGTGTACACTCTCAGCATCCCTGAAGGGGCAGCCCAAAAAGAGCTTATAGAACGTACCCTCGCAGGAGAGGTTGATGCCTTTGCCTTTACAAGTTCAATGATGGTCAGAGGCTTCATGAAGCATGCGGAGAAGCTGGGAGCAAAAGATACGATAAAAGAGACCCTCAGCAGAGCCGTTGTAGGCGCAATCGGAACTCCTACGGGAAATACCCTGGAAAAATATGGAGTCAATGCGGACGTAATCCCTGAGGAGTTTACTTTCGAAGCCCTGGTAAAGGCTATGAAAAAAACTATGAAAAACCAGCTCAAAAGTAACTGAAGAACTGTTCTAAAAATATAACTGAAATCTGTTGAGAGCCGCGCTATATGGGAACGATCTCATAAAACATGGCTCTTCTCATAAAACCGGTTCGAAAGAACAACACTTAAAAACCCATGAGGGCTTTTGACGTACAACTATACAAATTTCTGGAATAATTTAAACTCTCCTCTAAACCTTTGAGATGCGTAGAATAGATGTGCTTAGAACAGATGTGTTTAGAACCATTTCTCAATTTTTCCATTTGTCCGGGGATGTCTTACTCTTGAAAATAGGGGTTCGATTCCAGGTTCTTCAATGCTCCTTTTAAACTCAACATCTTATAAACCATCCTTGTTGATCCTGTGAGCTCCGAATTTGCTTCCATAACCATGATGGGCTTTTCCAGGCGAGCGCTGCAGTGCCGTCACTTATTAAATGTATAATGAT containing:
- the cobA gene encoding uroporphyrinogen-III C-methyltransferase, which gives rise to MSENYGKVYLVGSGPGDPELLTLKARRLIDNAEVIVYDQLPGKSILGSMPKSAEKIDVGKYAGNHTMTQSEINEVLVWKAKEGKMVVRLKGGDPYVFGRGGEEAEVLVAEGIEFEIVPGITSAIAVPAYAGIPVTHRESTSMVTFITGHEDPTKEESGLDWETLAKFDGTIVIFMGVKMLRRNTEELMKYGKDPKTPVAVIERGTRPDQRVTVGSLENIADLAEERKVKAPAITVIGDVVNLHAILGEQIAGKDF
- a CDS encoding uroporphyrinogen-III synthase, with the protein product MTNKGMTEELTAEKIPLLAIMRPESYREKSEAIARDYGFEPVYVPMIQLEGLKDEVFEPFVQRVVKGTSDYVVFTSANGITFTLDKLTKPEKEKFIAALKKTRVIAIGPNTEKELVKIGIEKPFLPGDYSSEGIVEALCPEVKGKTIDLARSAFGAKVLIEGLEQCGATVYETHVYTLSIPEGAAQKELIERTLAGEVDAFAFTSSMMVRGFMKHAEKLGAKDTIKETLSRAVVGAIGTPTGNTLEKYGVNADVIPEEFTFEALVKAMKKTMKNQLKSN